A single Methanolobus sp. ZRKC5 DNA region contains:
- a CDS encoding exodeoxyribonuclease VII small subunit, with protein sequence MKEKKNEPEDQDEMSFESSLEELESLVEKLEKGQLTLDESLGIFERGMKLARVCNQKLSKAERKIEILIEENGKLKTESFSDE encoded by the coding sequence ATGAAGGAAAAGAAGAATGAGCCTGAAGACCAGGATGAAATGAGTTTTGAAAGCTCCCTGGAAGAGCTGGAGTCTCTAGTAGAGAAGCTTGAAAAGGGTCAGTTGACCCTTGATGAGAGTCTTGGGATATTTGAGCGTGGCATGAAACTTGCACGTGTGTGCAATCAGAAGCTCTCAAAAGCTGAAAGAAAGATTGAGATACTAATTGAAGAGAATGGGAAACTGAAAACTGAATCATTCAGTGATGAATAA
- the ccsA gene encoding cytochrome c biogenesis protein CcsA translates to MNLGMILIWLAFICGWGATFYSISYYTSSQHRAKMHWNKLEMLCTACITLSALILIIQLLSVNASYEYVFNHSSTDLSWFYRISAFWAGQEGSLLLWTWATLVMLLLLRYTGHTKELVETKMMDITRMISMIVVSVFLLLLVIDNPFSAYQILPTGTVEATNWNPFAILYDVPYGQGMNPLLRNPWMAVHPPVLFLGYAAFTIPFASAISNLLTKDEQWTLIARDWMRIAWLFLTLGIGLGGFWAYEVLGWGAWYWTWDPVETSSLIPWITATAYLHAQTRTKHGEYGFLAPLLAVVSFLLVIFATFVTRSGIWASVHSWQDFTTESLVIAIFLVILTGSSTFLLAKRYLEDENDQKETGIDSA, encoded by the coding sequence TTGAACTTAGGTATGATCCTCATATGGCTGGCATTCATCTGTGGATGGGGTGCCACCTTCTATTCAATTAGTTACTATACATCATCGCAGCACAGGGCAAAAATGCACTGGAATAAGCTGGAAATGTTGTGTACAGCATGTATTACACTCTCTGCACTCATACTCATAATACAACTGCTTAGTGTCAATGCTTCCTATGAGTATGTATTCAATCATTCCAGCACCGATCTTTCGTGGTTCTATCGAATATCAGCCTTCTGGGCCGGACAGGAAGGATCTCTTCTACTCTGGACATGGGCAACCCTCGTGATGCTTTTGCTGCTCCGCTACACAGGACACACAAAAGAACTTGTTGAAACAAAGATGATGGACATCACAAGAATGATATCCATGATAGTTGTATCCGTGTTCCTGCTATTGCTTGTCATTGATAATCCATTTTCTGCGTACCAGATACTGCCAACTGGCACGGTTGAAGCAACTAACTGGAACCCGTTCGCTATACTTTATGATGTACCCTACGGGCAGGGAATGAACCCGCTTTTGCGCAATCCCTGGATGGCTGTGCATCCGCCAGTACTCTTCCTTGGATATGCAGCTTTCACCATACCATTCGCATCTGCCATTTCTAACCTTCTCACAAAGGATGAACAGTGGACACTGATAGCAAGAGACTGGATGAGAATTGCCTGGCTCTTCCTCACACTTGGAATAGGACTTGGAGGATTCTGGGCATACGAAGTCCTCGGCTGGGGCGCATGGTACTGGACATGGGATCCTGTGGAAACATCTTCACTAATACCCTGGATAACTGCCACAGCATACCTGCATGCCCAGACACGCACAAAACACGGTGAATACGGATTCCTGGCACCACTGCTTGCAGTAGTTTCATTCCTGCTGGTGATATTCGCAACCTTTGTAACAAGGAGTGGAATATGGGCATCAGTACACTCATGGCAGGATTTCACAACCGAAAGTCTTGTAATTGCCATATTCCTGGTGATACTCACAGGAAGCAGTACATTCCTGTTAGCAAAAAGATACCTGGAAGATGAGAATGATCAGAAAGAGACAGGAATAGACTCTGCCTGA
- the xseA gene encoding exodeoxyribonuclease VII large subunit, with product MGIYTVSQLNEYIKQVLTQDPQLGQVWVRGEISNLTKHSSGHYYFTLKDKGAQISCVSFRMTNRTLKFEPEASMKVLVFGTVDVYTVRGQYQLRVLDMRPDGIGELYKAYEQLRNRLQEEGLFEVVHKKKIPRFPSKVGVVTSPTGAAVHDIIHVLKRRFPVDILLSPAIVQGDNSAESIVRSLEHLNRTDVDVIIVGRGGGSLEDLWSFNEEIVARAIFDSAVPIISAVGHETDYTIADFVADVRAPTPSAAAEIAVPEKSDLKTHVLSLTSRMQQATIHFISGNRNQVDYLSSRIDHERFAEILRRDMQRVDELSSRIEFGVKKIIESKVSSLSGVAGRLNAVSPLNTLERGYSIALRNTDHSVVRGIDDVSPDECLDIRVIDGTLECRVTGVKSEERSIGEKKS from the coding sequence ATGGGTATATACACTGTTTCACAATTGAATGAATACATAAAACAGGTTCTTACACAGGATCCGCAGCTAGGGCAGGTATGGGTGCGGGGTGAGATCTCAAATTTGACGAAACATAGTTCCGGTCATTATTATTTTACTCTGAAGGACAAGGGAGCTCAGATAAGTTGTGTGAGCTTTCGGATGACCAATCGTACTCTTAAGTTCGAACCGGAGGCCTCCATGAAGGTTCTGGTTTTTGGAACAGTGGATGTCTATACCGTGCGTGGGCAGTATCAGTTGCGGGTACTGGATATGCGTCCTGACGGAATCGGTGAACTCTACAAGGCGTACGAACAACTTCGTAACCGGTTACAGGAAGAAGGTCTGTTCGAAGTGGTCCACAAGAAAAAGATTCCTCGTTTTCCATCAAAAGTGGGTGTTGTTACGTCACCCACAGGTGCTGCAGTCCACGATATTATCCATGTGCTCAAACGAAGGTTCCCTGTAGATATACTGCTAAGCCCTGCAATAGTACAGGGAGATAATTCTGCTGAAAGCATCGTCAGGTCTCTTGAGCATCTCAACAGGACCGATGTTGATGTGATCATTGTTGGCAGGGGTGGTGGTTCGCTGGAAGACTTGTGGTCTTTTAATGAGGAAATAGTCGCAAGGGCAATATTTGACTCAGCAGTGCCGATAATCTCAGCAGTGGGTCACGAAACAGACTATACGATCGCTGACTTTGTTGCTGATGTAAGGGCGCCAACTCCATCGGCTGCGGCAGAGATTGCAGTTCCTGAAAAGTCAGACCTTAAGACGCATGTGCTTTCCTTGACATCACGTATGCAGCAGGCTACAATACATTTCATATCCGGCAATAGAAATCAGGTGGATTACCTTTCTTCCAGGATCGATCATGAAAGGTTTGCTGAAATACTGCGACGTGATATGCAAAGAGTTGATGAGCTCAGTTCCCGCATAGAGTTTGGTGTCAAAAAAATAATAGAATCAAAGGTATCATCTCTTTCCGGGGTTGCCGGTCGGTTGAACGCAGTAAGTCCTTTGAATACGCTGGAGCGGGGTTACAGTATCGCTCTTCGCAATACTGACCACAGTGTTGTCAGAGGTATTGATGATGTAAGTCCTGATGAATGTTTGGATATCAGGGTAATCGACGGTACCTTGGAGTGCAGGGTGACAGGCGTTAAGTCAGAAGAGCGAAGCATTGGTGAGAAGAAGAGTTGA
- a CDS encoding type II/IV secretion system ATPase subunit, protein MTFEKIENDLILKNDTNNIIQYQQMQLVLSERMPVNDLPGDKKKINRILSKFRSGVSLLAGKKENDDKGCPYRSKVSKNSKTITIDCKECDHESTFEDEQCRKKIFNILQKEPVAGRVTLSKLYERDYEGKSLATIYLMSGLKDKLISYKSSKIVPETCQSNEQCRKEHASIMNMILESSGTDPLKTCYIIDKLIEYNEAKDQLSDIRDECVLCRKNFTGILCEMNSISKRITKGIGPESSGEFGTECEVDYEKHLRSYVRPPFSTSRIYTEPPDNTIFQECYDISYQDERHLPVNIYQLADRPEKMYIINPMEYSLEEKELKLIERVRKKMIMHRPVDLQFADPANSREYFRRLSKQLLLEEKDVDDITCNPAKMNICSGLLTKYTTGLGILEDLLSDERVTDVYVNAPADRNPVHVVLDGEECVTNIYLSQEDMESMVSRLRSISGRPFGEATPVLEMFLRDYGVRVSVIGDPLSAKGIAYAFRKHAKDPWTLPKLINNGSISALTAGLLSFIMDGQASVLVAGGVGAGKTSLMCALLMEMPQKYRMITIEDTPEIPVEQFQEMGWKVQGLNSQSAIMKYGVEIEPTVALRASLRLGSSSLIMGEVRGPEVAALYEAMQVGAAGNSVIGTIHGSSTDAVYERIVNTLGVPPASFKATDAVIVCANTRIAGSMTMKRRVMQVAEVNEKWEENSGKVFSDILTYSALDDCLKPSDIMDRGQSALIAKIADKWGISMDEASRNIRMRAQIKTRIAEYGKEDQRLLDARNVAVANNMFWLLMDREITEPDGTDYQRVYERWLDWFNDFAGKTEEHATITGEGQQTVGQIEHYICAGGQAVQ, encoded by the coding sequence GTGACATTTGAAAAAATAGAAAACGACCTGATATTGAAAAACGACACCAATAATATCATACAATACCAACAAATGCAACTGGTACTTTCTGAACGAATGCCTGTTAATGATCTGCCTGGTGATAAGAAAAAGATCAACAGGATTTTAAGCAAATTCCGTTCAGGTGTTTCCTTACTTGCAGGGAAAAAGGAAAATGATGATAAAGGCTGCCCTTACAGGTCAAAGGTCTCAAAAAATAGCAAAACCATAACCATTGACTGCAAGGAATGCGACCATGAATCCACTTTTGAAGATGAACAATGCAGAAAGAAGATATTCAATATCCTCCAGAAAGAACCTGTTGCAGGAAGGGTCACTCTTTCAAAACTCTACGAAAGAGACTATGAGGGAAAATCACTTGCAACGATATACCTGATGTCCGGCCTGAAAGACAAGCTGATATCCTACAAAAGTTCAAAAATCGTACCTGAAACATGTCAGAGCAATGAGCAGTGCAGAAAAGAGCACGCAAGCATAATGAACATGATACTTGAATCGTCAGGAACTGATCCACTTAAAACCTGTTACATAATTGACAAGCTAATTGAATACAACGAAGCAAAAGATCAGTTGTCTGATATCCGGGACGAATGTGTGCTATGCAGGAAGAATTTCACAGGCATCCTCTGTGAAATGAATTCCATTTCAAAAAGAATAACAAAAGGCATTGGTCCTGAAAGCTCTGGAGAATTCGGCACAGAATGCGAAGTTGACTATGAAAAACATCTCAGGTCCTATGTAAGACCTCCTTTTTCCACATCCAGGATCTACACAGAACCACCGGACAATACCATATTCCAGGAATGTTACGACATCAGTTATCAGGATGAGAGACATTTGCCTGTGAACATATATCAGTTAGCGGACCGTCCTGAGAAAATGTACATCATCAACCCAATGGAATACTCCCTTGAAGAAAAGGAACTCAAACTAATAGAGAGAGTAAGGAAGAAGATGATAATGCACCGGCCTGTGGACCTGCAGTTTGCCGACCCGGCTAACTCAAGGGAATATTTCCGCAGGCTTAGCAAGCAGCTTTTGCTCGAAGAGAAGGACGTTGACGATATAACCTGCAACCCTGCAAAGATGAATATCTGCAGTGGCCTGCTGACGAAATATACTACCGGACTCGGGATACTTGAGGACCTGCTGTCAGATGAACGTGTCACTGATGTCTATGTAAATGCACCGGCAGACCGCAATCCGGTTCATGTGGTTCTGGATGGCGAGGAATGTGTAACTAACATCTATCTTTCCCAGGAAGATATGGAATCCATGGTCTCAAGACTTCGTTCCATTAGCGGACGTCCTTTTGGAGAAGCGACACCTGTACTTGAAATGTTCCTCAGGGACTATGGAGTACGTGTTTCAGTCATTGGAGATCCCCTTAGTGCAAAAGGGATAGCCTATGCATTCAGGAAACACGCAAAGGACCCCTGGACACTCCCTAAACTCATCAATAACGGTTCCATCTCAGCACTCACTGCAGGCCTTCTCAGTTTTATCATGGACGGACAGGCTTCTGTCCTTGTTGCAGGGGGTGTTGGAGCCGGAAAGACTTCACTTATGTGTGCCTTGCTCATGGAAATGCCACAAAAATACCGCATGATAACCATTGAGGACACACCTGAGATACCTGTTGAACAGTTCCAGGAAATGGGTTGGAAAGTCCAGGGGCTTAACTCGCAATCTGCCATAATGAAGTACGGCGTTGAGATAGAGCCAACTGTAGCACTGCGAGCATCCCTGAGACTTGGCAGTTCATCCCTCATTATGGGAGAAGTGAGGGGACCAGAGGTAGCTGCTCTATATGAAGCCATGCAGGTAGGTGCCGCTGGAAACTCAGTAATAGGAACCATACATGGCTCATCCACAGATGCAGTCTACGAGAGAATAGTAAATACACTTGGAGTTCCGCCTGCGTCCTTCAAAGCCACTGATGCGGTCATTGTCTGCGCCAATACCAGAATAGCAGGAAGTATGACAATGAAACGGCGGGTCATGCAGGTTGCTGAGGTCAATGAAAAATGGGAAGAAAACTCAGGCAAGGTTTTCTCGGATATACTCACCTACAGTGCATTAGATGACTGTCTCAAACCTTCTGACATAATGGACAGGGGACAATCCGCCCTAATCGCTAAGATTGCAGACAAATGGGGAATTTCCATGGATGAGGCTTCCCGCAACATACGCATGCGAGCGCAAATAAAAACCAGGATAGCAGAATACGGCAAAGAAGACCAGCGCCTGCTTGATGCAAGGAATGTGGCTGTTGCAAACAACATGTTCTGGTTGCTTATGGACAGGGAGATCACAGAACCTGACGGCACTGATTACCAAAGAGTCTATGAGCGCTGGCTGGACTGGTTCAATGATTTTGCCGGGAAAACTGAAGAACACGCTACAATCACAGGTGAAGGACAGCAAACTGTCGGGCAAATTGAACATTATATCTGCGCAGGTGGTCAGGCTGTACAATGA
- a CDS encoding methyltransferase domain-containing protein translates to MGFDGQKYEKFSKPQQDWGSRLMDELDLQGDECILDLGCGNGLLTEKLAKKVPDGRVVGVDSSVSMLEQANYHKADNMEFRLLDMEDMIIEEKFDVIFSNAALHWVKDHSHVLNTIHDSLKSNGIMRVQFAGKGNCIHIAGVMMEAISSPEFESEFRSFEWPWYMPDKGEYEELLRLSGFEQYRVWIENADRNFPDDESFVGWIEQPSLVPFVSVLSEDRASLFRDFVVDKAKKVAGQPDGTYFEFFRRLNIFAVKK, encoded by the coding sequence ATGGGTTTTGACGGTCAAAAATACGAAAAATTCTCAAAGCCTCAGCAGGACTGGGGAAGCAGGTTGATGGATGAGCTTGATCTTCAGGGCGATGAATGTATCCTTGATCTTGGTTGTGGTAACGGTCTTCTCACAGAAAAGCTGGCAAAAAAAGTGCCTGATGGGAGGGTTGTAGGAGTTGACAGTTCTGTCTCAATGCTTGAGCAGGCTAATTATCACAAGGCTGACAATATGGAGTTTCGCCTGCTGGATATGGAGGACATGATTATTGAGGAAAAATTCGATGTTATTTTTTCTAATGCTGCCCTACACTGGGTCAAAGATCACTCCCATGTCCTCAATACTATTCATGACTCTCTAAAAAGTAATGGAATAATGAGGGTGCAATTTGCCGGAAAAGGTAACTGTATACATATTGCTGGTGTAATGATGGAGGCAATATCCTCTCCAGAATTCGAATCAGAATTCAGGTCCTTTGAATGGCCGTGGTATATGCCTGATAAAGGTGAGTATGAAGAACTGCTCCGCTTGTCAGGCTTCGAACAATACCGGGTCTGGATAGAAAATGCGGACCGCAATTTTCCTGATGATGAATCGTTTGTCGGGTGGATAGAACAGCCAAGCCTTGTTCCGTTTGTGTCTGTTCTTTCGGAAGATAGAGCTTCTCTTTTCAGGGATTTCGTAGTTGACAAAGCAAAAAAAGTAGCCGGACAGCCGGACGGGACTTATTTTGAATTTTTCAGAAGGCTAAATATATTTGCTGTCAAAAAATAA